In the Hordeum vulgare subsp. vulgare chromosome 7H, MorexV3_pseudomolecules_assembly, whole genome shotgun sequence genome, one interval contains:
- the LOC123413298 gene encoding transcription factor GTE9-like isoform X1, with protein MMGKTQKFSKGHPLGFVPDYRYGVETVGVSKGLGNPVRSEAKRKCLNLNTDEGADAPGFNVPRVVFELPRMSASDRNELEMRLRDELEQVRALQSRLFSRGATTSMNGGAASAPRGDFNGNKKDGKLRRSNSVQSGRGLPPSIAQPVVSSINYTAWFKKCQELLKNLMKHRSASPFVTPVDPVKLCIPDYFDIVKHPMDLGTIQKKLNAGVYPTPWEFAADVRLTFSNAILYNPVGNAVNIMAQTMSSVFEPRWKPIEKKLPRPDEEPSAIERPKNDAVEKNIIENKEPTDRRPSNKGTYKKNTFQKEEVVAKPVLHPKKRKASPLVQDPPVASVVQMAQVAEEVPVVETAVGMMTDEQKVALSVRLQSYGGFIPEHVVEFIKRHVNDDNDADEDELTIDMNALSDDTLFELEKLLDDYDRVNQSGNPTKDEPHEVEFQSEYGLANSSMHHEGHELVEEDIDIGGNDLPPLTYPPVVFESEMADRSSKHSSSSSSSSESGSSSSGSDSSSSSGSDLGAKVPPANIGAKENILPVFSLDQETDSQDTLQEQCAERVPISADDEEENVSDKKYRAALLKSRFADTILKAREKALDQVKDPEKVRREREELERLQREERARLQAEAKAAEEARKRAEAAAVAEAAAEAKRQREREREAARKALQQMEKTVEINEGNLFLKDFEMLGTVTGEQNLNLVGEMSPSHTPEPLGFQLGGNPLEQLGLYMKNDDEEDEEVESADEPTVDVEEGEID; from the exons ATGATGGGGAAGACGCAGAAGTTCTCCAAGGGGCACCCGCTCGGTTTTGTGCCGGACTACAGATATGGGGTGGAAACTGTGGGGGTGTCAAAGGGGCTTGGGAATCCTGTGAGAAGTGAAGCCAAGAGAAAATGCCTCAACCTGAATACGGACGAGGGGGCTGATGCTCCTGGATTTAATGTGCCGCGGGTGGTCTTTGAGTTGCCGAGGATGTCGGCCTCAGATAGGAATGAGCTGGAGATGAGGCTCCGCGACGAGCTCGAGCAGGTGAGGGCCCTCCAGAGTAGGCTGTTTTCAAGAGGGGCTACGACGAGCATGAATGGTGGAGCTGCGTCAGCTCCAAGAGGTGATTTCAACGGCAATAAAAAGGATGGGAAGCTCAGGCGGAGCAATTCAGTGCAGTCTGGTAGAGGATTACCGCCGTCAATTGCCCAACCTGTAGTGAGCTCCATTAACTACACAGCATGGTTTAAAAAATGCCAGGAGCTTCTGAAGAACCTTATGAAGCATCGCTCTGCAAGCCCGTTTGTTACCCCAGTTGATCCTGTGAAGTTGTGTATCCCTGATTATTTTGATATAGTCAAGCACCCGATGGATTTGGGCACTATACAGAAAAAGCTGAATGCAGGTGTGTACCCTACACCTTGGGAGTTTGCCGCAGACGTGAGGCTTACTTTTAGCAATGCTATACTTTATAACCCAGTCGGTAATGCAGTTAACATAATGGCCCAGACTATGAGCAGTGTTTTTGAACCTAGATGGAAGCCTATTGAAAAGAAGCTTCCTCGACCAGATGAGGAACCCTCTGCAATTGAGCGTCCAAAAAATGACGCAGTTGAGAAAAATATCATTGAGAACAAAGAGCCTACTGATAGAAGGCCTTCAAATAAAGGCACATAtaagaaaaacacctttcaaaaagAGGAGGTGGTTGCCAAGCCAGTTTTGCATCCGAAGAAGAGGAAAGCCTCTCCTTTGGTTCAGGATCCTCCAGTGGCATCAGTCGTACAGATGGCTCAGGTGGCTGAGGAGGTTCCAGTGGTAGAAACTGCTGTGGGGATGATGACAGATGAACAAAAGGTTGCTCTAAGCGTAAGACTACAATCATATGGTGGATTCATTCCAGAACATGTAGTTGAGTTCATAAAGAGGCATGTtaatgatgataatgatgctgatgaagatgagttGACTATTGACATGAACGCTCTCAGCGATGATACCCTGTTTGAATTAGAGAAACTTCTTGATGACTATGATAGAGTAAATCAGTCTGGAAACCCTACAAAAGATGAGCCTCATGAGGTTGAG TTCCAAAGTGAATATGGACTTGCCAACTCATCAATGCATCATGAAG GGCATGAGCTTGTAGAGGAAGACATTGATATTGGTGGGAATGATCTTCCACCTTTAACATATCCCCCTGTGGTATTTGAAAGTGAAATGGCAGACAGAAGCAGCAAGCATAGTTCTTCTAGCAGTTCTAGTAGCGAGTCAGGATCATCCTCCAGTG GTTCAGATTCAAGTAGCTCTTCTGGAAGTGATTTGGGTGCCAAAGTTCCTCCGGCAAACATTGGCGCTAAG GAGAACATACTACCCGTGTTTAGCTTGGACCAGGAAACCG ATTCACAGGATACATTACAAGAACAATGTGCTGAACGCGTACCTATTTCTGCTGATGATGAGG AGGAGAATGTGTCTGATAAAAAATACCGAGCTGCCCTTTTGAAAAGCCGTTTCGCTGATACAATTCTCAAAGCTCGTGAGAAGGCTCTTGATCAG GTGAAGGATCCTGAGAAAGTTCGGCGCGAGAGGGAGGAGCTTGAAAGGTTACAAAGGGAAG AGAGAGCTCGGTTACAAGCTGAGGCTAAAGCTGCCGAGGAAGCTCGCAAGAGGGCTGAAGCAGCAGCTGTTGCTGAGGCTGCTGCAGAAGCTAAACGGCAAAGAGAACGTGAAAGAGAAGCAGCTCGTAAAGCCTTGCAGCAG ATGGAGAAAACCGTAGAAATCAATGAAGGGAACCTCTTCCTGAAAGATTTTGAAATGCTTGGAACCGTCACAGGTGAACAGAATCTCAACTTGGTCGGTGAAATGAGTCCAAGCCATACGCCTGAGCCCCTTGGATTTCAACTTGGGGGCAACCCCCTAGAACAGCTTGGATTGTATATGAAAAATGACgacgaagaagatgaggaagtcgAGTCCGCAGATGAACCAACAGTTGATGTTGAGGAGGGCGAAATAGACTGA
- the LOC123413298 gene encoding transcription factor GTE8-like isoform X2 gives MMGKTQKFSKGHPLGFVPDYRYGVETVGVSKGLGNPVRSEAKRKCLNLNTDEGADAPGFNVPRVVFELPRMSASDRNELEMRLRDELEQVRALQSRLFSRGATTSMNGGAASAPRGDFNGNKKDGKLRRSNSVQSGRGLPPSIAQPVVSSINYTAWFKKCQELLKNLMKHRSASPFVTPVDPVKLCIPDYFDIVKHPMDLGTIQKKLNAGVYPTPWEFAADVRLTFSNAILYNPVGNAVNIMAQTMSSVFEPRWKPIEKKLPRPDEEPSAIERPKNDAVEKNIIENKEPTDRRPSNKGTYKKNTFQKEEVVAKPVLHPKKRKASPLVQDPPVASVVQMAQVAEEVPVVETAVGMMTDEQKVALSVRLQSYGGFIPEHVVEFIKRHVNDDNDADEDELTIDMNALSDDTLFELEKLLDDYDRVNQSGNPTKDEPHEVEFQSEYGLANSSMHHEGHELVEEDIDIGGNDLPPLTYPPVVFESEMADRSSKHSSSSSSSSESGSSSSDSQDTLQEQCAERVPISADDEEENVSDKKYRAALLKSRFADTILKAREKALDQVKDPEKVRREREELERLQREERARLQAEAKAAEEARKRAEAAAVAEAAAEAKRQREREREAARKALQQMEKTVEINEGNLFLKDFEMLGTVTGEQNLNLVGEMSPSHTPEPLGFQLGGNPLEQLGLYMKNDDEEDEEVESADEPTVDVEEGEID, from the exons ATGATGGGGAAGACGCAGAAGTTCTCCAAGGGGCACCCGCTCGGTTTTGTGCCGGACTACAGATATGGGGTGGAAACTGTGGGGGTGTCAAAGGGGCTTGGGAATCCTGTGAGAAGTGAAGCCAAGAGAAAATGCCTCAACCTGAATACGGACGAGGGGGCTGATGCTCCTGGATTTAATGTGCCGCGGGTGGTCTTTGAGTTGCCGAGGATGTCGGCCTCAGATAGGAATGAGCTGGAGATGAGGCTCCGCGACGAGCTCGAGCAGGTGAGGGCCCTCCAGAGTAGGCTGTTTTCAAGAGGGGCTACGACGAGCATGAATGGTGGAGCTGCGTCAGCTCCAAGAGGTGATTTCAACGGCAATAAAAAGGATGGGAAGCTCAGGCGGAGCAATTCAGTGCAGTCTGGTAGAGGATTACCGCCGTCAATTGCCCAACCTGTAGTGAGCTCCATTAACTACACAGCATGGTTTAAAAAATGCCAGGAGCTTCTGAAGAACCTTATGAAGCATCGCTCTGCAAGCCCGTTTGTTACCCCAGTTGATCCTGTGAAGTTGTGTATCCCTGATTATTTTGATATAGTCAAGCACCCGATGGATTTGGGCACTATACAGAAAAAGCTGAATGCAGGTGTGTACCCTACACCTTGGGAGTTTGCCGCAGACGTGAGGCTTACTTTTAGCAATGCTATACTTTATAACCCAGTCGGTAATGCAGTTAACATAATGGCCCAGACTATGAGCAGTGTTTTTGAACCTAGATGGAAGCCTATTGAAAAGAAGCTTCCTCGACCAGATGAGGAACCCTCTGCAATTGAGCGTCCAAAAAATGACGCAGTTGAGAAAAATATCATTGAGAACAAAGAGCCTACTGATAGAAGGCCTTCAAATAAAGGCACATAtaagaaaaacacctttcaaaaagAGGAGGTGGTTGCCAAGCCAGTTTTGCATCCGAAGAAGAGGAAAGCCTCTCCTTTGGTTCAGGATCCTCCAGTGGCATCAGTCGTACAGATGGCTCAGGTGGCTGAGGAGGTTCCAGTGGTAGAAACTGCTGTGGGGATGATGACAGATGAACAAAAGGTTGCTCTAAGCGTAAGACTACAATCATATGGTGGATTCATTCCAGAACATGTAGTTGAGTTCATAAAGAGGCATGTtaatgatgataatgatgctgatgaagatgagttGACTATTGACATGAACGCTCTCAGCGATGATACCCTGTTTGAATTAGAGAAACTTCTTGATGACTATGATAGAGTAAATCAGTCTGGAAACCCTACAAAAGATGAGCCTCATGAGGTTGAG TTCCAAAGTGAATATGGACTTGCCAACTCATCAATGCATCATGAAG GGCATGAGCTTGTAGAGGAAGACATTGATATTGGTGGGAATGATCTTCCACCTTTAACATATCCCCCTGTGGTATTTGAAAGTGAAATGGCAGACAGAAGCAGCAAGCATAGTTCTTCTAGCAGTTCTAGTAGCGAGTCAGGATCATCCTCCAGTG ATTCACAGGATACATTACAAGAACAATGTGCTGAACGCGTACCTATTTCTGCTGATGATGAGG AGGAGAATGTGTCTGATAAAAAATACCGAGCTGCCCTTTTGAAAAGCCGTTTCGCTGATACAATTCTCAAAGCTCGTGAGAAGGCTCTTGATCAG GTGAAGGATCCTGAGAAAGTTCGGCGCGAGAGGGAGGAGCTTGAAAGGTTACAAAGGGAAG AGAGAGCTCGGTTACAAGCTGAGGCTAAAGCTGCCGAGGAAGCTCGCAAGAGGGCTGAAGCAGCAGCTGTTGCTGAGGCTGCTGCAGAAGCTAAACGGCAAAGAGAACGTGAAAGAGAAGCAGCTCGTAAAGCCTTGCAGCAG ATGGAGAAAACCGTAGAAATCAATGAAGGGAACCTCTTCCTGAAAGATTTTGAAATGCTTGGAACCGTCACAGGTGAACAGAATCTCAACTTGGTCGGTGAAATGAGTCCAAGCCATACGCCTGAGCCCCTTGGATTTCAACTTGGGGGCAACCCCCTAGAACAGCTTGGATTGTATATGAAAAATGACgacgaagaagatgaggaagtcgAGTCCGCAGATGAACCAACAGTTGATGTTGAGGAGGGCGAAATAGACTGA